From a region of the Chitinophaga caseinilytica genome:
- a CDS encoding nuclear transport factor 2 family protein, with translation MRKLLLSTAIFISAIASASAQDPAETRIRQVMQTQLEAWNRGDIVAFMDTYWKSDSLLFIGSKGLTYGWQATLDNYKKAYPGKEGMGQLAFKLLEFKKLGNDAYFVVGKWQLTRTIGNLDGHFSILLRRINGEWKIVADHSS, from the coding sequence ATGCGAAAACTCCTTCTTTCCACCGCTATTTTTATTTCCGCCATCGCTTCCGCGTCCGCACAAGACCCGGCCGAAACCCGCATCCGGCAAGTCATGCAAACCCAGCTCGAAGCCTGGAACCGTGGCGATATCGTAGCGTTTATGGACACCTACTGGAAATCCGATTCGCTGCTGTTCATCGGCAGCAAAGGCCTGACGTACGGATGGCAGGCTACGCTCGACAATTACAAAAAAGCCTATCCCGGCAAGGAAGGCATGGGCCAGCTGGCCTTCAAACTGCTCGAATTCAAAAAACTGGGGAACGATGCTTATTTTGTAGTAGGCAAGTGGCAGCTCACGCGCACCATCGGTAATCTCGACGGGCATTTTTCCATCCTGCTCCGCCGCATCAACGGCGAATGGAAGATCGTGGCAGACCACTCCAGCTAA
- a CDS encoding DegT/DnrJ/EryC1/StrS family aminotransferase gives MPGFELFGAEEKKEVNDVLETGIYMRYGFDGPRKGIYKAKELEQALCERFNVQYAQLTSSGTTALTTAMAALGIGAGDEIIMPTFTFVASFEAVLSVGATPVLVDVDDTLTLAPAAVRAAITPRTKCVMPVHMCGSMADMDALMEICREHNLILLEDACQSTGATYKGQALGSIGHAGTFSFDFVKTITCAEGGAIITNDKDVYTKADAYSDHGHDHLGGADRGADDHPHLGFNFRISELHAAVGLAQIRKLDKFLAILRNNYEIVKEALAAVPQVEFRRIPDPSGDSCTHLSFFLPDLDTARAAAKAMKAAGLPAFHWFDNNWHYFRKWHHLQSGATLSKFPEQLAKDLAAYQTKQFPASDAIIGRCISFPISLAWTDAEVRERAEKLATAVKSVL, from the coding sequence ATGCCCGGATTTGAACTATTTGGCGCCGAAGAAAAAAAGGAAGTGAACGACGTCCTCGAGACAGGAATTTACATGCGTTACGGATTCGACGGTCCCCGCAAAGGGATCTATAAAGCGAAAGAACTGGAGCAGGCGCTTTGCGAGCGTTTTAACGTGCAATACGCGCAGCTGACATCGAGCGGTACTACCGCGCTCACGACCGCCATGGCCGCTTTGGGCATTGGCGCGGGAGACGAGATCATCATGCCCACCTTTACTTTTGTGGCCAGCTTCGAAGCGGTGTTGTCTGTAGGCGCAACGCCCGTGCTGGTGGATGTGGACGATACGCTGACGCTGGCCCCCGCCGCCGTTCGCGCTGCCATCACCCCGCGCACCAAATGCGTGATGCCCGTTCATATGTGCGGCTCCATGGCCGATATGGATGCGCTGATGGAGATCTGCCGCGAGCATAACCTCATTTTGCTGGAAGACGCCTGCCAGTCTACCGGTGCCACCTACAAAGGTCAGGCCCTCGGTTCCATCGGCCACGCCGGCACTTTCTCCTTCGACTTCGTGAAAACGATCACCTGCGCAGAAGGCGGGGCGATCATCACCAACGATAAAGACGTATATACGAAAGCAGACGCTTACTCCGACCATGGCCACGACCATCTCGGCGGGGCAGACCGTGGTGCAGACGACCATCCGCACCTGGGCTTCAACTTCCGTATCTCCGAACTGCACGCTGCCGTAGGCCTTGCACAGATCCGCAAGCTGGATAAATTCCTCGCGATCCTGCGCAACAATTACGAAATCGTGAAAGAAGCACTGGCAGCCGTTCCGCAGGTGGAATTCCGCCGGATACCCGACCCCTCGGGCGACAGCTGCACCCATCTTTCCTTCTTCCTCCCCGACCTGGATACCGCACGCGCAGCCGCAAAGGCCATGAAAGCCGCCGGCCTGCCCGCGTTCCACTGGTTCGACAATAACTGGCATTACTTCCGCAAGTGGCATCACCTGCAATCGGGCGCTACGCTGTCGAAGTTCCCCGAACAACTCGCGAAAGACCTCGCCGCTTATCAAACCAAACAATTCCCCGCTTCCGACGCCATCATCGGCCGCTGCATCTCGTTCCCCATCAGCCTCGCATGGACTGACGCGGAAGTGCGCGAACGTGCCGAAAAACTGGCGACTGCCGTGAAAAGCGTACTGTAA
- a CDS encoding D-aminoacylase, translated as MKRKLLLLPALLAALAGRAQSEADILIRNARIADGTGNSWYYGEVSVKNGRILAVTRLPQTLRAAKVIDAGGRIVAPGFIDVHTHIEDDEFKVPTAESFLMDGVTTVITGNCGSSNTDLAHYFHQLDSMTISINVASLIGHNDVRRAVMGSTNRPPTAEEQRKMESLVEKAMQDGAVGLSTGLIYVPGNYAQTPEVVGLAKAVAKYGGVYATHMRNEGDAVEAAINEALTIGREANIPVEISHFKIGGKQNWGRSTVTLGMIEKARRDGLEVTIDQYPYTASSTSLKTMLPDWALSGGHDSVVYRLTTPDIRKKIVGEMTGIYKKRRLKNLDYAVVAYFEADTTLNGKNISEINKLKRKKSTLTNEVETILDLVQQGSAGMVFHGMSEEDVKRIMKYPFNMFASDASIREFGVGVPHPRGYGTNARVLGKYVREEKVLGLEEAIRRMTSLPAQKFRLSQRGLLVPGYAADIVIFDPATVKDLSTFTHPHQYSTGFSHVIVNGVLTIENGQHNGTRKGQVVRLGR; from the coding sequence ATGAAAAGAAAACTGCTACTGCTCCCCGCACTGCTGGCTGCACTGGCCGGCCGCGCCCAATCCGAAGCCGACATCCTCATCCGCAATGCGCGCATCGCAGACGGTACCGGCAATTCCTGGTATTACGGCGAAGTGTCGGTGAAAAACGGGCGCATCCTCGCCGTGACGCGACTCCCGCAAACCCTCCGCGCCGCAAAGGTCATAGACGCCGGCGGGCGCATCGTGGCCCCGGGGTTCATCGATGTGCATACCCATATCGAAGACGATGAATTCAAAGTGCCCACGGCCGAAAGCTTCCTTATGGACGGCGTTACGACCGTCATCACCGGGAATTGCGGCTCCTCCAATACCGACCTCGCGCATTACTTTCATCAGCTCGACAGTATGACCATTTCCATCAACGTGGCATCTTTGATCGGGCATAACGATGTGCGGCGCGCCGTGATGGGCAGCACCAACCGCCCGCCCACAGCGGAAGAGCAGCGAAAAATGGAATCCCTCGTCGAAAAGGCGATGCAGGACGGCGCGGTAGGCCTCAGCACAGGGTTAATTTATGTGCCCGGCAACTACGCGCAAACGCCCGAAGTAGTAGGCCTCGCCAAAGCCGTCGCGAAATACGGCGGCGTCTACGCCACGCACATGCGCAACGAAGGCGATGCCGTGGAAGCCGCCATCAACGAGGCGCTCACCATCGGCCGGGAGGCCAATATCCCCGTCGAGATTTCGCATTTCAAGATCGGCGGGAAACAAAACTGGGGCCGCTCCACCGTCACATTAGGCATGATCGAAAAAGCGCGGCGCGATGGATTGGAAGTCACCATCGACCAATATCCCTACACCGCCAGCAGCACCAGTCTCAAAACGATGCTGCCCGACTGGGCGCTTTCCGGCGGGCACGATTCCGTCGTGTATCGCCTCACCACGCCCGATATCCGGAAAAAGATCGTAGGGGAGATGACGGGCATCTATAAAAAACGCCGCCTCAAAAACCTGGACTACGCCGTAGTGGCTTATTTCGAGGCAGACACGACGCTCAACGGGAAGAACATTTCCGAAATCAATAAGTTAAAAAGGAAGAAAAGCACGCTGACAAACGAAGTGGAAACCATCCTCGACCTGGTGCAACAGGGCAGCGCGGGCATGGTATTTCACGGGATGAGCGAGGAAGACGTGAAGCGGATCATGAAATATCCTTTCAACATGTTCGCGTCAGACGCGAGCATCCGCGAATTCGGCGTGGGCGTACCGCACCCACGGGGCTACGGAACCAATGCACGCGTGCTGGGCAAATACGTGCGGGAAGAAAAAGTGCTGGGGCTGGAGGAAGCCATCCGCCGGATGACGTCGCTGCCGGCGCAGAAATTCAGACTGTCGCAACGGGGCCTGCTCGTACCGGGTTACGCGGCAGACATCGTGATTTTCGACCCCGCCACCGTCAAAGACCTGTCTACCTTCACACATCCCCACCAATATTCCACCGGTTTCAGCCATGTGATCGTAAACGGGGTACTGACGATCGAGAACGGGCAGCACAACGGTACCCGCAAGGGGCAGGTGGTGCGCCTGGGCCGGTAA